CGCCCGCCGGCGCACCACCTCCATGTCCTCGCCGCCCTGCCCGAGGTCGATGGCGACCGCGACCACCTCGCGGCCGGTCTCCCGGGCGATCCAGCTGATCGCCACCGACGTGTCCAGGCCGCCGGAGTAGGCGAGGATGACGCGATCGGACATGAGGGGAACTCCTTGTGCTCGAGGGGTGGTCGGGTCAGGTGAGGTTATCGAGCGCGGCGGCCAGCTCGGCGCCGGTCATCGGTTCGCGGGCCAACACGAAGATGGTGTCATCACCGGCGATGGTGCCGGCCACCGAGGGCAGCGCCGCCCGGTCCAGCGCGCTGGCCAGGTAGTCGGCCGCACCCGGCGGGGTGCGCAGCACCGCGATGTTGCCGCTGGCGTCGGTGCCGACCAGCAGTTCGGCCAGCAGCCGCGCCAACCGGTCGGTGCCGCCGCCGACCGCGCGCACCGGGCTGCCGTCCTCGGGGATGACGTAGCCGCCGGCGCCGTCTTTGCCGCCGCGCAGCTTCACCGCGCCGAGCTCCTCGAGATCACGCGAGAGGGTGGCCTGGGTGACCTCGATGCCCTCGGCGGCCAACAGGTCGGCCAGTTCGGCCTGGCTGTGCACCTGCGCCGACCCCAGCAACGCCGCGATGCGGGCCTGCCGGCCGGCCCGCGTCGCCGGCCCGGTCGGTGCCGGCGAGGCGGCGTTCACCGGCGCTGCTCCAGCAGCCACACCAGCAGCGCCTTCTGGGCGTGCAGCCGGTTCTCGGCCTCGTCCCAGACCGCGCTGGCCGGCCCGTCGATCACCGCGTCGGTGATCTCCTCACCGCGGTGCGCCGGCAGGCAGTGCAGCACGGTGACGTCCGGGTCGGCACGGCCGACGAGCTCGTCGTCGATCCGGTAGGGCTGAAACGGGGCGAGCCGGTCGCGCCCGTCGTCCTCCTGGCCCATCGACGTCCAGGTGTCGGTGACCAGCACGTCGGCGCCGGTGGCCGCGGCCACCGGGTCGGTGGTGACGGTCACCGACGCGCCGACCTCGGCGGCCCGGCGCCGAGCGGCGTCGACCACCGCCGGGTCGGGGTGAAACTGCGCCGGGGCGGCGACGGTGACGTGCAGCCCGGCGGTGGCCCCGCCGAGCAGCAGCGAGTGCGCCATGTTGTTGGCGCCGTCGCCGAGGTAGGCCAGCCTCAGCCCGGTGAGGCCCGCGAGCCCGCCCTTGCGTTCGGCGACGGTCTGCAGATCGGCGAGCACCTGGCAGGGGTGGAAGTCGTCGGAGAGCGCGTTGACCACCGGCACCGTCGCGGCCGAGGCCATCGCGGCCAACCGGTCCTGACCGAAGGTGCGCCACACGATCGCGTCGACGTAGCGCGACAGCACCCGGGCGGTGTCCGCCAGGGTCTCGTCGCGGCCCAGCTGGGTGGAGCGACCGTCGACGACGACCGCGTGCCCACCGAGTTGGGCCACCCCGAGTTCGAACGAGAACCGGGTGCGGGTGGAGTTCTTGTCGAAGATCACCGCCACCCCGCGCGGGCCCTCCAGCGGCCGGCGGCTGTGCGGGGCGGTTTTCAGCTCGGCGGCCAGCGCGAGCACCTCGGCCTGTTCGGCGGGGCTCAGGTCGTCGTCGCGCAGGAAGTGGCGGATCACGGGGCGGCCTCCCGGGCGGTGTCGAGGATGGCGGGCAGGGCGGTGACAAACGCCTCGAGCTGTGCGTCGGTGATGACCAGCGGCGGGGCCAGCCGCACCACCTCGGCGGTGGCGGCGTTGAGCAAAAACCCGGCGTCGCGGGCGGCGTGCTCCACCGCCTTGGCGACCGGGGCGCGCAACACCACCGCCTGCAGCAGGCCGCGCCCGCGCACGTGGTCGACGAGCGGGTGGTGCAGCTCCTCGATGCGGTGCCCGAGCGCCTTGCCCACCGTCGCCGCGCGGGCCACCAGGTCGTCGGCGGCCAGCGTCGCCAGCACCGCCAGCCCGGCGGCCGCGCAGACCGGGTTGCCCCCGAAGGTGCTGCCGTGGCTGCCCGCGGTGAGCAGGTCCCCGGCGGCCCCGATCCCCAGGCACGCCCCGAGCGGCAGTCCGCCGCCGAGTCCCTTGGCCAGGGTGATCACGTCGGGCACGACGCCGTCGTGCTGGCAGGCGTAGAAGGTGCCGGTGCGTCCGATGCCGGTCTGGACCTCGTCGAGGATGAGCAGCGCCCCGGCGGCGCCGGTGATCTCGCGGGCGGCGGCCAGATAGCCGTCCGGGGGCACCACCACGCCGCCCTCCCCCATGATCGGTTCGAGGATCACCGCGGCGGTGTCGGCGCTGACCGCGGCGGCCAACGCGGCGGCGTCGCCGTAGGGCACGTGGGTCACCTCGCCGGGCAGCGGGGCGAACGGCGCCTGTTTGCCCGGTTGGCCGGTGAGTGCCAGCGAACCCATGGTGCGGCCGTGGAAGGCGCCCTCGGCGGCGACCAGATGGGTGCGTCCGGTGAGCCGGGAGATCTTGAACGCCGCCTCGTTGGCCTCCGCGCCGGAGTTGCAGAAGAACACCCGCGCCGGTGCGCCGAGGCGTTCGACCAGCGCCTCGGCCAGCGCGATCCCCGGCTCGGTGGCATACAGGTTGGAGGTGTGGCCCAACGTGGCGAGTTGGCGGGTGACGGCCTCACCCACCGCCGGGTGGCGGTGGCCCAGCACGTTGACCGCGATCCCGGCGAGCAGGTCGACGTACTCGGTGCCCGCGGAGTCGGTGACCACCGCGCCGTCGCCGCTGACCAGGCTCAGCGCCGGGGTGCCGTAGTTGGCCATCATCACCGTCGCCCAGCGTTGCTGCAGGGTCATCAGTGCGGCTCCTGTCCCTCGGGGTGCCCCGCCTCGGGGGCACTGACCTTCGTTCCGGTGCCGGCGTCGGTGAACAGCTCCACCAGCACGCAGTGCTGCACCCGGCCGTCGATGATGTGCGCGCTGGGTACCCCGCCGGCCACCGCGCGCAGACAGGCCTCCACCTTGGGCACCATCCCGGACTCAAGCTGCGGCACCAGGCGCGTCAGCGCGGCGGTGTCGATCTCGCTGACCAGCGAATCGGTGTCCGGCCAGCGGGTGTAGAGCCCCGCCACGTCGGTGAGCATCAGCAGTTTCTCCGCGCCCAGCGCCGCGGCCAGCGCGGCCGCGGCGGTGTCGGCGTTGATGTTGTGCACCACCCCGTCGGCATCGGGGGCCAGGGTGGAGACCACCGGGATGCGGCCGGCGGCGATCAGGTCGCGCACCGCGTCGGTGTCGACCTCGGCGACGTCGCCGACCAGACCGATGTCGGTGGCCACCCCGTCGACGGTGACGTTGCGGCGCACCGCGGTGAACAGCGCGGCGTCCTCACCGGTGATGCCGACCGCGTACGGTCCGTGCGCGTTGATCAACCCGACCAGTTCCCGGCCCACCTGACCGAAGAGCACCATCCGGGCCACCTCGAGCACCTCGGGGGTGGTGACGCGGAAGCCGCCTTTGAAATCGCCGGCCACCCCGAGGCGCGCCAGCATCCGGCTGATCTGCGGGCCGCCGCCGTGCACCACCACCGGATGGATCCCGCAGTTGCGCAGAAACGCCATGTCGGCCGCGAAGGCCTGTTTGAGGACGTCGTCGGTCATGGCGTTGCCGCCGTATTTGACGACGATGATCTGGCCGTGCAGCTGTTTGAGCCACGGCAGCGCCTCGGCGAGCACCCGGGCCTTCACCGCGGTGGGGGTGCTCATGAGCTGTAGGCCGAGTTCTCTTCGACGTAGCCGTGCGACAGATCCGAGGTGCGCACGGTGGCGGTCGCCGAGCCGGCGGCCAGATCGACCGTGACGGCGATGTCGGCGCCGGACAGATCCACCGACCGCGCCCCGGCGACCGGTGCTCCGGCGCGAAACACCGCAGTGTCGTTGAACGACACCACGATCGCGTCCGGGTCGATCGCGAACGGCGCCATGCCGACCGCGGCGAGCACCCGGCCCCAGTTCGGGTCGGAGCCGAACAGGGCGGTCTTCACCAGGGAGTCGCGACCCACCAGCCTGGCGACGCAGAGCGCGTCGTGTTCGCTGGCCGCGCCGGTGACGGTGATGCTCACCCGCTTGGTGCCGCCCTCGGCGTCGGCCTGCAACTGCAGGCACAGGTCGTCGCAGACCCGCCGCACCGCCTCGTCGAGATCGGCCTGGTGTGGCGTGATCTCGCTGGCGCCGGAGGCCAGCAGCAGCACCGTGTCGTTGGTGGAGCAGCAGCCGTCGATGTCGAGCCGGTCGAAGGTCACCGCGGTGGCCGCCCGCAGCGCGTGGTCGAGCATGGCGGTGTCGGCGGCGGCGTCGGTGGTGATCACCACCAGCATCGTCGCCAGCGACGGCGCCATCATGCCCGCGCCCTTGGCCATCGCCCCGACCGTCCAGTCCTGATCATGGTGCAGCGCAGCCTGTTTGGGCACCGTGTCGGTGGTCATGATCGCGCGGGCGGCCTCTTCGCCGCCGACCAGTCCACCGGCCATCTCCTGCACCAGGTGTTCGACGCCGGGCAGCACCGTGTCCATCGGGAGCCGATCGCCGATCAGCCCGGTCGAGCAGACCGCCACCTCCACCGCGCCGGTCTCGGTGCCCCACGTCGACAGCGCCGCGGCGACGGCCTCGGCGGTGGTGTGGGTGTCGGCGAAACCGTCCGGGCCGGTGCAGGCGTTGGCCCCGCCGGAGTTGAGCACCACCGCGCGCAGTCGCCCGGTGCTCAGCACCTGCTGGCTCCACAGCACCGGCGCGGCCTTGACCTGGTTGCGGGTGAACACCCCGGCCGCCGCGTAGTCGGGCCCCTCGTTGAACACCAGCGCCATGTCCAGCCCGCCGGTGGCCTTGATCCCGGCGGCCACGCCGACGGCGCGGAACCCGGCCGGCGCGGTCACCCCCTGATCGCGCAGCAGCCGGCTCACGGGGCGATCCCCACCACCGACAGCCCCGCGTTCTCCGGCCAGCCCAACGCCAGGTTCATCGACTGCACCGCCGCCCCGCCGGTGCCCTTGACCAGGTTGTCGATCGCGGCGATCGCCACCAACGTCGACGCGTCGGTGTCCACGGCGACCGACAGGTGCACCGCGTTGCTGCCGATCACCGCGCCGGTGCGGGGCAGCTGCCCCTCGGGCAGCAGATGGACGAACGGCTCCTCGGCGTAGGCGCGGGCATAGACCTCCCGCAGCTGCGCGGTCGACGCCCGCGTCGGTGCGGTGCAGGTGGCCAGGATGCCGCGGGCGGCGGGGATGAGCACCGGGGTGAACGAGACGGCCACGTCGCGTCCGCTGGCCGACCGCAGTTCCTGGGCGATCTCCGGGTTGTGCCGGTGCGCCCCGGCGATGTTGTAGGCCCGCGCCGACCCGATCACCTCCGAGCCGAGCAGATCGGTCTTGGCGGCCCGTCCCGCCCCGGAGGTGCCGCTGACCGCGACCACGGTGATCTGCGGGTCGACCAGGTCGGCGGCGACCGCCGGCAGCAGCGCCAGCAGCGCGGCGGTCGGATAGCAGCCGGGCACCGCGATGCGCCGCGCCCCGCGCAGCCGGTCGCGCGCCCCGGGCAGCTCCGGCAACCCGTAGGGCCAGTTGCCGGCGTGGGCGGAGCCGTAGTAGCGCTGCCACACCTCGGCGTCGGTGAGCCGGAAGTCCGCGCCGCAGTCGACGATGAGGGTCTGCTCCCCCAGCTCGTCGGCCAGCCGGGCCGAATGGCCGTGCGGCAGCGCCAAGAACACCACGTCGTGGCCGGCGAGCGTCTCGACGTCGGTCGCGGCGAGCACGCGGTCGGCCAACGGCACCAGGTTGGGCGCATGCGCGTCGAGGCGGTCGCCCGCGCTCGCCGCCGCGGTCAGCGCCCCGATCTTCATCCGGCCGTCGGCGTAGGCGGGATGGCCCAGCAGCAACCGCAGGATCTCCCCGCCGGCATATCCGCTGGCCCCGGCCACCGCCACGCTCACTGTTCCCGACATGACCACCATTCTGCATGTTTATACATACTGTTGCAAATAAATTAGGGTCAGTCGCGCAGCCGCGCCCCGCACCGCGCGCCGGCGCGGCGCACCGCGTCGTCGCGGGCGGCGCTGGCCTCGTCCTCGGTCAGGGTGCGGTCCGGTGCGCGGAACCGCAGCGCGAACGCCAGCGACTTGTGCCCCTCGTCGACCTGCGCGCCGGTGTAGACGTCGAACAGGCTCACCGACTCCAGCAGCGGGCCGGCCCCCGACCGCAGGGCGTCGGCCACCGCGGCGGCCGGTGTCGCGCGGTCCACCACCAGCGCGACGTCCTGGAAGACCGCCGGGAACGGCGAGACCGTGGGCGCGGGCCGGGGCTCGGTGAGCGGCACCGCGTCGAGGTTCACCTCGAGCGCGCAGGTGCCCGCCGGCAGCCCGCTGCGCTCGACGACGGCCGGATGCAGCTGTCCGGCGTGGCCGACCACGGTCTCGCCGACGAGCACCTCGGCGCAGCGGCCCGGATGCCACGGCAGCCGCTGGGCGGCGCGCAGGCTGACCTCGACTCCGGCGGTGGCGGCGATGAGCGCCACCGCCTCGAACGCGTCGGCGGCGCCGACCGCGCGCCCCGGTCCCCACGGCCCGCGCGGTTCGCGCAGCCCGCACAGCACCGCGGCGACGTGCAGCGGCTGGTCGGGCAGGGCGGCGTCGAGGGCGGCGAGTTGGGCCGCGCTGGGCCGGCGATCGACCGGCAGCACCGGCATCGGGGGGCTGGTCGCCCCCGGCTGCACCACCTGGGTGAGCGCGTAGAGCGCCACGTCGACGGTGCCGCGGGCGACGTTGCGCCCCAGCGCCTCCAGCAGTGCGGGCAGCAAAGTGGTGGCCAGCTCCGGGCGGTCGGACTCCAACGGGTTGAGCACCGCGGTGGTGCGTCGGCGCGGATCGTCGGCGGCCAGCCCCCAGGCGTCGAACACCCCGGCGGGCAGGAACACCGTGGGCAGCACCTCGACGTAGCCGGTGAGCGCCAGCGCCTTGCCGATCGCGCGGCGGCGCCGCTGCGCCGCGCTGAGTCCGCGCCCGGCCGGGGCGGCCGGCAGCACCGACGGGATCGCGTCGTAGCCCTCCAGCCGCATCACCTCCTCGACCAGGTCGGCGGGCTGCAGCAGGTCCGGGCGCCAGCTCGGCGGCGTCACCTCCAGGGTGCCGTCGTCGGCGGGGGTGACCGCGGCGCCGATCTGCTCGAGGCGCCGGCGGGTGGTCCCGGGCGGGTAGGTCACCCCGGCCACCCGGTCGGGCAGATCGGCGTCGATCGTGACCGGAGCAGGCCCCCACCGGGTGCGGGGCGGGGCCCCGGTCCAGTCCGACAGTCCCGCGCCGACGGTGCCCCCGGCGATCTCGGTGAGCAGCCGCGCGGCCCGGTCGAGGACGGCCACCGAGATGGCCGGGTCGACGCCGCGTTCGTAGCGGCGGCTGGATTCGCTGCTCAGGTGCAGGCGACGCTGGGTGCGCGAGACCGCGGCCGGATCCCACACGGCGGCCTCCAGCAGCACCGCGGTCGACTCGGCGCGCATCTCGGTGGCGCCGGCGCCCATCACCCCGCCGATCGCGGCGGTCGCCGCGTCGTCGACGATGAGCACGTCGGCCGGGTCGAGTCGGCGCGCCACGTCGTCGAGGGTGGTGACGGTCTCACCCGGGCGGGC
This sequence is a window from Mycolicibacillus parakoreensis. Protein-coding genes within it:
- the argF gene encoding ornithine carbamoyltransferase, producing the protein MIRHFLRDDDLSPAEQAEVLALAAELKTAPHSRRPLEGPRGVAVIFDKNSTRTRFSFELGVAQLGGHAVVVDGRSTQLGRDETLADTARVLSRYVDAIVWRTFGQDRLAAMASAATVPVVNALSDDFHPCQVLADLQTVAERKGGLAGLTGLRLAYLGDGANNMAHSLLLGGATAGLHVTVAAPAQFHPDPAVVDAARRRAAEVGASVTVTTDPVAAATGADVLVTDTWTSMGQEDDGRDRLAPFQPYRIDDELVGRADPDVTVLHCLPAHRGEEITDAVIDGPASAVWDEAENRLHAQKALLVWLLEQRR
- the argJ gene encoding bifunctional glutamate N-acetyltransferase/amino-acid acetyltransferase ArgJ translates to MSRLLRDQGVTAPAGFRAVGVAAGIKATGGLDMALVFNEGPDYAAAGVFTRNQVKAAPVLWSQQVLSTGRLRAVVLNSGGANACTGPDGFADTHTTAEAVAAALSTWGTETGAVEVAVCSTGLIGDRLPMDTVLPGVEHLVQEMAGGLVGGEEAARAIMTTDTVPKQAALHHDQDWTVGAMAKGAGMMAPSLATMLVVITTDAAADTAMLDHALRAATAVTFDRLDIDGCCSTNDTVLLLASGASEITPHQADLDEAVRRVCDDLCLQLQADAEGGTKRVSITVTGAASEHDALCVARLVGRDSLVKTALFGSDPNWGRVLAAVGMAPFAIDPDAIVVSFNDTAVFRAGAPVAGARSVDLSGADIAVTVDLAAGSATATVRTSDLSHGYVEENSAYSS
- a CDS encoding acetylornithine transaminase, with the translated sequence MTLQQRWATVMMANYGTPALSLVSGDGAVVTDSAGTEYVDLLAGIAVNVLGHRHPAVGEAVTRQLATLGHTSNLYATEPGIALAEALVERLGAPARVFFCNSGAEANEAAFKISRLTGRTHLVAAEGAFHGRTMGSLALTGQPGKQAPFAPLPGEVTHVPYGDAAALAAAVSADTAAVILEPIMGEGGVVVPPDGYLAAAREITGAAGALLILDEVQTGIGRTGTFYACQHDGVVPDVITLAKGLGGGLPLGACLGIGAAGDLLTAGSHGSTFGGNPVCAAAGLAVLATLAADDLVARAATVGKALGHRIEELHHPLVDHVRGRGLLQAVVLRAPVAKAVEHAARDAGFLLNAATAEVVRLAPPLVITDAQLEAFVTALPAILDTAREAAP
- the pheT gene encoding phenylalanine--tRNA ligase subunit beta, with translation MRVPYSWLREILSAGAPGFDPGAADVERALIGLGHEVEDVATIEPAGGPLTVGRVTAIEELTEFKKPIRATRVDVGEPQDRDIICGATNFAVNDLVVVALPGTTLPGGFTITSRRTYGRVSDGMICSSAELGLCAETAGILVLPAGTAAPGDPAVGALELADVVFDLTITPDRGYALSLRGLAREVACAYDLDFVDPAAVAPLPVDGAAWPLTVDPGTGVRRFALRSVTGIDPAAVSPWWLQRRLLLCGIRAIAPAVDVTNYVMLESGHPMHAHDRDRVRGGLQVRFARPGETVTTLDDVARRLDPADVLIVDDAATAAIGGVMGAGATEMRAESTAVLLEAAVWDPAAVSRTQRRLHLSSESSRRYERGVDPAISVAVLDRAARLLTEIAGGTVGAGLSDWTGAPPRTRWGPAPVTIDADLPDRVAGVTYPPGTTRRRLEQIGAAVTPADDGTLEVTPPSWRPDLLQPADLVEEVMRLEGYDAIPSVLPAAPAGRGLSAAQRRRRAIGKALALTGYVEVLPTVFLPAGVFDAWGLAADDPRRRTTAVLNPLESDRPELATTLLPALLEALGRNVARGTVDVALYALTQVVQPGATSPPMPVLPVDRRPSAAQLAALDAALPDQPLHVAAVLCGLREPRGPWGPGRAVGAADAFEAVALIAATAGVEVSLRAAQRLPWHPGRCAEVLVGETVVGHAGQLHPAVVERSGLPAGTCALEVNLDAVPLTEPRPAPTVSPFPAVFQDVALVVDRATPAAAVADALRSGAGPLLESVSLFDVYTGAQVDEGHKSLAFALRFRAPDRTLTEDEASAARDDAVRRAGARCGARLRD
- a CDS encoding arginine repressor yields the protein MAAGAAPVNAASPAPTGPATRAGRQARIAALLGSAQVHSQAELADLLAAEGIEVTQATLSRDLEELGAVKLRGGKDGAGGYVIPEDGSPVRAVGGGTDRLARLLAELLVGTDASGNIAVLRTPPGAADYLASALDRAALPSVAGTIAGDDTIFVLAREPMTGAELAAALDNLT
- the argB gene encoding acetylglutamate kinase, with protein sequence MSTPTAVKARVLAEALPWLKQLHGQIIVVKYGGNAMTDDVLKQAFAADMAFLRNCGIHPVVVHGGGPQISRMLARLGVAGDFKGGFRVTTPEVLEVARMVLFGQVGRELVGLINAHGPYAVGITGEDAALFTAVRRNVTVDGVATDIGLVGDVAEVDTDAVRDLIAAGRIPVVSTLAPDADGVVHNINADTAAAALAAALGAEKLLMLTDVAGLYTRWPDTDSLVSEIDTAALTRLVPQLESGMVPKVEACLRAVAGGVPSAHIIDGRVQHCVLVELFTDAGTGTKVSAPEAGHPEGQEPH
- the argC gene encoding N-acetyl-gamma-glutamyl-phosphate reductase; this encodes MSGTVSVAVAGASGYAGGEILRLLLGHPAYADGRMKIGALTAAASAGDRLDAHAPNLVPLADRVLAATDVETLAGHDVVFLALPHGHSARLADELGEQTLIVDCGADFRLTDAEVWQRYYGSAHAGNWPYGLPELPGARDRLRGARRIAVPGCYPTAALLALLPAVAADLVDPQITVVAVSGTSGAGRAAKTDLLGSEVIGSARAYNIAGAHRHNPEIAQELRSASGRDVAVSFTPVLIPAARGILATCTAPTRASTAQLREVYARAYAEEPFVHLLPEGQLPRTGAVIGSNAVHLSVAVDTDASTLVAIAAIDNLVKGTGGAAVQSMNLALGWPENAGLSVVGIAP